A window of the Labeo rohita strain BAU-BD-2019 chromosome 1, IGBB_LRoh.1.0, whole genome shotgun sequence genome harbors these coding sequences:
- the smad1 gene encoding mothers against decapentaplegic homolog 1, translating to MNVTSLFSFTSPAVKRLLGWKQGDEEEKWAEKAVDALVKKLKKKKGAMEELERALSCPGQPSNCVTIPRSLDGRLQVSHRKGLPHVIYCRVWRWPDLQSHHELKALECCEFPFGSKQKDVCINPYHYKRVDSPVLPPVLVPRNSEFNAKLSMLPRFRNPLHQTEPPMPQNATFPDSFQQQPANALPFTPNSPTNSYPSSPNSGTGSTATFPHSPSSSDPGSPFQMPETPPPAYMPPEEPMTQDCPQPMDTNLLGQNLPLELNNQPDVQPVAYAEPKHWCSIVYYELNNRVGEAFQASSTSVLVDGFTDPSNNRNRFCLGLLSNVNRNSTIENTRRHIGKGVHLYYVGGEVYAECLSDSSIFVQSRNCNYHHGFHPTTVCKIPSRCSLKIFNNQEFAELLAQSVNHGFEAVYELTKMCTIRMSFVKGWGAEYHRQDVTSTPCWIEIHLHGPLQWLDKVLTQMGSPHNPISSVS from the exons ATGAACGTCACCTCGCTCTTCTCCTTCACCAGCCCGGCGGTCAAGCGACTGCTGGGCTGGAAGCAAGGGGACGAAGAAGAGAAGTGGGCAGAGAAGGCGGTGGATGCTCTGGTCAAGaagctgaagaagaagaagggtGCTATGGAGGAGCTGGAGAGGGCACTCAGCTGTCCCGGTCAGCCAAGCAACTGTGTTACTATCCCGCGATCACTGGACGGAAGGCTCCAGGTGTCACACCGGAAGGGGCTGCCTCATGTCATCTACTGCCGTGTATGGCGTTGGCCGGACCTGCAGTCACATCATGAGCTCAAGGCCCTGGAGTGTTGCGAGTTCCCCTTTGGATCTAAGCAGAAAGATGTGTGCATCAATCCCTACCACTACAAGAGGGTGGACAGTCCAG TGCTACCACCTGTGCTGGTACCACGAAACAGCGAGTTCAATGCTAAACTCTCTATGCTGCCACGCTTCCGGAACCCACTCCACCAAACGGAACCCCCAATGCCTCAGAACGCCACCTTTCCCGACTCCTTTCAACAGCAACCAGCGAACGCCCTTCCTTTCACACCGAACTCACCGACCAACAGCTACCCCAGCTCGCCCAACAGCGGCACAGGCAGTACAGCCACCTTCCCTCATTCACCATCCAGCTCGGACCCAGGCAGCCCTTTTCAGATGCCAG AAACCCCTCCGCCTGCTTATATGCCCCCTGAGGAGCCAATGACACAGGACTGTCCCCAACCAATGGACACTAACCTGTTAGGTCAGAACCTGCCATTGGAGCTCAACAACCAACCAG ATGTTCAGCCTGTGGCGTATGCAGAACCCAAACACTGGTGCTCCATTGTGTACTATGAGCTGAATAATCGTGTGGGAGAGGCTTTCCAGGCCTCCTCAACCAGCGTACTGGTGGACGGCTTTACCGACCCCTCCAACAACCGTAACCGCTTCTGCCTTGGTCTGCTCTCGAATGTCAACCGCAACTCGACCATCGAGAACACTCGACGCCACATCGGAAAAG gAGTCCATTTGTACTATGTGGGAGGAGAGGTATATGCTGAATGTTTGAGCGACAGCAGTATCTTTGTCCAGAGCCGCAACTGCAACTATCACCACGGTTTCCACCCCACCACCGTATGCAAGATCCCCAGCCGCTGCAGCCTAAAGATCTTCAACAACCAGGAGTTTGCCGAGCTCTTGGCACAGTCCGTCAATCACGGTTTTGAAGCCGTTTATGAACTCACTAAGATGTGCACCATCCGCATGAGCTTTGTAAAG GGTTGGGGTGCAGAGTATCATCGACAGGATGTGACAAGCACCCCATGCTGGATTGAGATTCACCTTCACGGGCCCCTACAGTGGTTGGATAAAGTCCTCACCCAGATGGGCTCTCCTCACAACCCCATTTCCTCCGTCTCCTAG